CATTCAGCTGCAGTGGAGGATGGTGTCAGGACAGCTGTTAGGTTAGATCATGAGTATTTCATTGTTAAGTATTACAAGGGTTGGCTTAGGAGTATTTAGCTAAATGTTAAAACATAGAATATTTGTTTTCTAGTAGTCATGCACCATGTATAATTGTAACCATTACCTTCTGTCAGCCCTTCATCTATGTCTATTGCTTTTGCCCATTTGCTCCTATTTGAGGATGGCCCCAAGTCAGCTACACGGTTTTAAACAAAGTGTAAGTATACGTGATTTCCTTGTTTTTGCATTTACCACCTTGCATGTTGTTCCATATTTCTTAGCATCTGCGTTCCTCCACTCGATGTCTTTATCTTTGATGTGGTAATTAAAGAATAGCTCATCCCCTTTCTGAATCATTTTCAGAGCAATAAATCCAATTCTCAATTGCTGTCCAATCAAAACTGGCTGCATGAGGCGGAGATTTGGGTGGTGGCTTGCATGGTTTATGTACCTATATACATTAAAACAACATATGCATGtatagtacatgtacatacaatgtCATGCTCTATGTAGAAATATATTTCTACACAAATACATTGTGAGAATTTAAATAGTGAAATAGGGACCTATGTTGAAACTAAAAACCTGTTTGCAACAACTATACTGATCGACGGTCAGCTATACCACACAATAAACTGTGATTTCCATGTTTCATGTATTGTACTAAGGTTAATTGTTGTAAGTAAAGCTATATCCACTTCTACGTGTAGGTAGTGGTAGTGGTGTGAACTGCTCAAGTAGCTACGTTTTGCTGGCAGCTACAGATGGAGGAACTCGCAGGCTAGCTTCCTATACATGCAGGTATGTAAACACTTCACACTGTGAAAGTACATGTAGTGATGGTTATAGACTAACTGTCTCGTCAATTGAGTGTTATCACAGGAGATTATCAGTTCAAATAGACCTTACTTCTCACGGCCACAAAACAAACTGGCTGAACCAAACCCAGTTAATGCATGAAACCCTGGTGGAGCCTAATTTGTGTGACAGTTTAAATGTTTTTGATGCTATTTAGAGAGACCTACTATAGCAAAAGAGAATACACTCTACATTGATACCTGCCAGGGTCATTGCACTTTGGTGCTGCATCAAACGTGTAAATTGCACCTTTGTATCGTGCATCCAGGCAGTAACAGCCAACCCAAGTTCGGCATTTCTCTCTTCTCCTTCGTCTACCTGTCCACTCTTGTAGACCCTCTTGAGGTTTTATTGTAGACACTATAAAGTTGTAGAGCAATGCTGCAAATCATTCAGTTTTGCTATGCAGGGCCCGTAATTGTTGTTTAGAGCTGAAATGCATTCAGCATTATTACAGCCATAGCTGCTCCACAGAAGAAATAAAAGGGTTTTTTATTTCACGATATAGCTGCTCCAGAGAAGGGATAAAAGGGATACTGATTCTATGGATTATCCAGGTTGTGCTATAGGGTTAGGGCTGTAACTGGTGTCCCTCAAAAGCTGATTTTTAACTGTTATTTTGGCTCTTTCTTGTGTAAACATTTcgcagtgtgtagtgtgtgtgtgtgtacccgtgtagtgtaatgtgtgtcCACCTGTGTATATGGTGTGATGTGTGTTCACCTgtgtaggcttgagccaattatactttgaaaattgcctattatgcttttgagcagtgctcaaaaatccagcctattatgctaaaaattATACTCAATCAAAATCTAGATTATGCTCAagcactgactgttttattagagtatatctgcatttcttgaccgctgtattagagtaagtgactgctgtattagagtacctcgatcttattgccatgaagtgtgaataatcagacAAGATatggtaaaaataataacactacaaggtttttgatatgaaatgcagtaataatgtgcagtgtgttcatgttgtgccgTATTTTTGGAGTgcgcattgcacattttaattacaatttttcctattatgctggcataatgcttgatgcttttgctagcctattatggtCAAAAGTATAccagcataattggtgcaagcctacaCTTGTGTAGCGTAGTGTGTGTCTAGCTGTGGTgtccaattttattaattatatgtaatagttataccacaggcacgaGTGTGTATATATGAGGCAAATGTACTTGTGCCTGTGGTATAGCTAATATTTTTGCTGTCCCTGTTCTTCATGTacaaacaacacacactacCCCTTTTTACTCTATGTGTAATTAAGTAGTATATTTAAGTAGGTAGTTAGTTTTTGTAATTAGCTATTGGCAGTTCGTGCCTTTAGCTATCAGCCACCCCACTCCAATCTCCAATTATCATCGACACTCTTGTAATCAactataattttgtacatgtacggtgtggttgtaaaactaataaataaataaataataaataaatataccactttcctttgatgtaTTTGAGAGTGCCTTTGATGTGGTCTGGTATTATGTCAAACTCCTTTGAAGCGGCttaatatattattatggttACTATGTCAAAGTTTATTAGTTCCAACTATACTATGTAAGGTTTTTAACAAACCTACATCACCAagagacagttttgattgtgcGATTCAGTTGGTCTCAATTGATAGCCACAGGAGACTCAATTGTAAACAACAGGAGAACTggaaaattcaatcccacaatcaccaTACTTTTGGTTCCATATATAGTGGAAGGGAGCACAATGGTACATCAATGAAATCTGATGAATTTTAGGAAAGttttaatgagatatatgcacacTTAACTGTGCAATATCAATGTTATTGCACagtgtatatctcattaacattccagaaccagtgcaatatgtgatatatacactggcttttccctttgatctgaggtgtgcaTATCTGAAATTTGTACTGTTGATGTGTACTTACTTACTTGTACCTACTGTAGCAGTGAAGCGGAGACGTATCGGATTTGAGTTGTTTGAAAATGCAGGTACAAATTTAGTATCTGTCACATCTGTacagctctgtgtgtgtgtgtgtgtgtttagtatgTACTCTAAAGTGATGgtgaatagaacagtcactctaatgcaGCCACCACATCAAGGTACTCTTattcttatagagcagtcactctaatacagccattagatcaagatactctaatagaacagtcactctattaCAGCCACcagactgagatactctaaataGAATGGTCATTCTAACACAGCTACCAGATTGAGATAACtcttgtgtagtgtagtgtagtgttgcatgtgactacctgtgtagtgtagcgtgtgagtctacctgtgtagtgttgtatgtgactctaaagtatttattagaGCATAGCTCTTCTATGGTTTCTTATGCTGCAAATGATTGCTCGTTGGATGTTCTCTGGTAAAACCGTTCACAGGTTGCCCTGCTGTGACTCATCTGATCACAGACCTCATCTAAGCAACTTGTCTTGTGCTTCTTGGTTTCCATGGATACAACTTTGCAATGGATTGTGGCATTTGGAGTTTCGAGATTAAAACACTTGGCAACTTTGTTAATGGCTTCTGATACatactacctgtgtagtgtagtgtgtgagtctacctgtgtagtgtagtgtgtgtctactacctgtgtagtgtagtgtgtgagtctacctgtgtagtgtagtgtgtgtctactacctgtgtagtgtagtgtgtgagtctacctgtgtagtgttgtatgtgactacctgtgtagtgtagtgtgtgtctactacctgtgtagtgtagtgtgtgagtctacctgtgtagtgtgtctCAATGTGTATTGTGGTGAGTGTGTCACTGTCTCGCATAAGCCTCTATGTCACTACACATATTTTGCTTTTGTTGCAGGTAGCCATTTGAAATGAACAAACTAAACTTGATTTTTTTTATTGTGTATAGTCAAATATATGTTCTATTTAGCCATAATTTTAAACTATGTTTTTATTGTTCCATATTGAATTCATCAGGAgcagtgtgtctgtgtgtatttGGTGCATGTGTACGTGCACAtgttattagagtgattgtacTAGTGGTGtagataattatactgtatgagAGAAAGTAAACATGTTCAAAACAGATAAGTACAACACCTCGGACACATGCAACAATAGAGATGTAGGAagctacaaaaataaaataagctatagtacaacacacacacaaactacaaagGCAAAGTAAATTATCCAATCTACACAATCACATGCCAAAAAGATCTATTGAGAGTAACTGATTGCTTGATAAGCAGCTTTAGGACTAGAATATTTCTAAATTGCCATAGACTGTTGTATTACTGCTGGAGGGCCTTCTTATGTATTATGTCACTAATAATCTACTGATTCTCATTGTTAGCCATTGCATGCTGCTGTAGCTCAAGATTATTTTAATATTCACGCTAAAAGTGCAACCACGATATTAGGCAATCACATGAGTGCACTCCTACAGTAAGTTGATGACATCactgtttgactgctctattagagtagttgaacattctattattagagtacatcgacTTTTCAACCTGTGCTCATAGACATCAATCTCTTGATTCTCAGGTCTTTAGAAAGACAAGTTCTCTAACCCTAATTACACTCATTATTCTCGTGGATGCGGATTGCCCTATAAAGCCTGCATTGGCCCTGCAAACGTCCTGCTATGTAATTCAGGGGGTGTGGTATGCTAGAATAGTTGCAACTTACAAGGGCTAGTGTTTTCATTCCGTgctaatgtttttaaaatttagtGCAGGTTTTTGTAGACTACTTTTCCTTTATTACAAATCACTATAGCAactgaacgttctattagagtatttcgattcaAACTCGTGACGACTGCGTGGTGAATCAATTTTGCCAGAACCTTAATACGTAAAACGATTTCCAGGTGCAATACTTCACAGAAAGTCCTATAGTAACATAGAAATTGCTTGGCGGTGCTCTGGTGGCCAGGATACTGCTGGAAGATGTGACGCAGAGGGAGCTCGGGGACGGAAACTACTGCACATTCTCAAGTATCAACCATGACTTGTATGGTTCAAATTAACCAATGAGAACATACTTTAGACTGAGATATACTTATTGGTGTAAAATATACAAAATTGATTAATGAATGAGTGAGATATGGACCGGACATTGTTGAGGTTTTAGGGACACCGAAGAATTTTAAAAGGACAGTACTGATATATATGGCCTCTCTATTATGTTTAACATGTATTGTAAGGATGAAGGTACAAGATAGTGAAAAATAGATATGATTGGTTTCCATTAGAATAAGTTATGGGCCTGTAAATTCATGAGACTTTGGTATTCTCCTATATTTGGGGAGTCCCTGCAGCAGATCTTAGCAATAGGAGAGCTACATAGTATGAATATGTCAATATTCAGTTGCTAATAAGCACAGACACAGCAAAACTGTTACTTAATATTTTAGGTCATATGCTTGCACGTCCCTAAATGATGTCCCTATACGTCCCTGAAAAACGTTGCCATGGCAACCATGTCAAATGAAAGAGGAGAGTCTAAGGTAAAATGTACACCTATATATTCCCAAGTCGGGACATCTTATACTGCGTTTACACTGCCATTGCTACACGGGTTGAGCAGGGCTACCACGAAACTACTTACTTTAAAGTGTAAGTGTAAACAAGAGACGAGTCGACCTATCTATTGTTGACTCGACTCGCTTCACAATGTAGGGTCATACCCGAGTAAATCGTGTCAGCTCTGGTTCACGTGAGGCACAACGTGGCGCTTGAAGTGATAGTGATATCGAAATGGCGGTATGGCAAGACGATGAAACGACAAAATTGTTGGAGTTGTGGGGGGAAGAGAGTGTGCAAGCTTCGCTGGAAGGTTGTATCAGAAACATCACCATTTACGACAAGATTGCAGCAGAGCTCACTTCATGTGGTTACCAAAGAACGGGAATGCAGTGCCGAGAACGAGTCAAAAAGCTCAAGAAAGATTACAAAAAGACAAAAGATAACTTAAATGAAACGGGAAACAAACGAAAGCTTTGTAAGTTTTACGAGCAAATAAACTGTATCCTCGAAGACAGACCATCAACTAAACCTGCGATAGTCCTTGATTCATCCGATTATGATGTGGACAAGGCGGCGGAACTGCCCGATTCAGGTGAGTTGCAATCTTGTATTGCAGGTAGCAGCAATGACCTGAAAACCAATGAAGACAAGTTGAAGAAGCCTGAGGAGATATCTGAAAATGATGAGCCAGTAGAGAAGGATAAGCTGGGAGAGAAATCTGATAAGTCTGGAATGAAAGGAAAAGGGCTCAAGAAGGATGATAAATCTGAAGTGAAGAAAGAGTTGGtcaaaagaaagaagaaacCAACACGCGAAGAAAGAATGGAAAAGTCGATGAATGTAGTTCTTGAAAAGGTAATGAAAAGACAGCAAGAAAGTGATGATAAGTATGTAGAGCTAGAACTTAAGCGCATGAAAATGGAAGAACGAATCATGGAAATGGAGAATGAGCGAAGAAAGGAAGATCGTGATTTTCAATTTCGAATGTTATCAATGATGTCTCAAGGCCACCCTGTACCTTTCCCAAACCCATATTACACAGTTCCACCAGATTATTCAGCAGGTAGCAGAAGTGGTAGTAGCTACTACTCTGGCAGTAGCACCAATAGTGGAGGATATCCCATGTATCAGTCTTTGCCAGGGTCATCACCAGACATTGCGTAGTGGACTGTGTTTAACATGTTATGATTTGGTTATTGTATAATTTACCCATGTTTAATGTTATAAGACCACAGTTTGCACAAATTTTTATTACAATCAGTatatcatcaaaattaatgatttATACACTtcccattatatatatatatatatgctacgAGTAGTACTGGACAAGAGCATTCCGTATGGTTGATGCAGCATCACTTGTTACAGCTGTTGTCCCAGCTGAAGGTGGCTGCTCCAGTAAATCACAATGTTCTTCTATCCAACTTTCATTAAATCGATCACCATGCACTTCACAGACATTATGAAGAATGCAACAAGCTGTTATAACAGTGGGAACATGCTCAACAATCATGtcattacttttacaaagtcTTCTCCACCTAGCTTTCAATCTACCGTACGCATTTTCAACAACAATTCTTGCACGAGACAAGTTGTAATTAAAGTTCTTCTGTCCTTGCGTTAGGGCTGAACCATGAGGAAACGGCTTCATTAACCATGTACTTAAAGGATACGCGGAGTCAGCAACTACAAATATAGGTATATCCACTTCTCCAATCCTCACCTTATTTCCTTGCAAAATATTGTTTTCACTACCCAATTTAAATATCTTTGAGTTAGCAAATACACGTGCATCATGCACGCTACCAGGCCAGCCCACATAAACATCACGAAATAAATATTCATGGTCTACAACACCCTGTAAAATTACTGAGTACCAGCCTTTCCTGTTGTAATAGTCTGTGTGGTTTAATGCTGGAGGTTTAACAGGTATGTGGCATCCATCCACTGCACCACCACACTGAACCATTCCCCATTTCAGTCTGAATCCAT
This genomic interval from Dysidea avara chromosome 15, odDysAvar1.4, whole genome shotgun sequence contains the following:
- the LOC136246114 gene encoding uncharacterized protein translates to MAVWQDDETTKLLELWGEESVQASLEGCIRNITIYDKIAAELTSCGYQRTGMQCRERVKKLKKDYKKTKDNLNETGNKRKLCKFYEQINCILEDRPSTKPAIVLDSSDYDVDKAAELPDSGELQSCIAGSSNDLKTNEDKLKKPEEISENDEPVEKDKLGEKSDKSGMKGKGLKKDDKSEVKKELVKRKKKPTREERMEKSMNVVLEKVMKRQQESDDKYVELELKRMKMEERIMEMENERRKEDRDFQFRMLSMMSQGHPVPFPNPYYTVPPDYSAGSRSGSSYYSGSSTNSGGYPMYQSLPGSSPDIA
- the LOC136245930 gene encoding uncharacterized protein, encoding MTTVGNKPMAILVHSFATDNACRAKYERLLRQRRKNLSRRRVLSRRVSKRGEYCTSWLMVLFVATSFLYSIPRPKIVWKFDRSTHWWDDIVLKTFSEDDWMENFRVSKHTFDYLCTQLSPLIKRQDTVLRKAIAVPHRVAITLWCLATCGEYRTIGHLFGVARCTVCVIVHDTCEAIVRILLKKYIQFPMDEQLVHVVNGFRLKWGMVQCGGAVDGCHIPVKPPALNHTDYYNRKGWYSVILQGVVDHEYLFRDVYVGWPGSVHDARVFANSKIFKLGSENNILQGNKVRIGEVDIPIFVVADSAYPLSTWLMKPFPHGSALTQGQKNFNYNLSRARIVVENAYGRLKARWRRLCKSNDMIVEHVPTVITACCILHNVCEVHGDRFNESWIEEHCDLLEQPPSAGTTAVTSDAASTIRNALVQYYS